The Candidatus Hydrogenisulfobacillus filiaventi sequence CGCCCCGCGCGGGGCGCAACCGCTGGGCCTTATGGTTGTTGCTCATCCCCTTTCTCACCACTGTCTGGCCTTCCCTCTACGCCAAGGCCACCCCGGCCGTGGCCGGGTTTCCGTTCTTCTACTGGTACCTCATCGTGTGGGTAGTGCTGGTCGCGGCCATCACCGGCCTGGTCTACTACCTGACCCGCTAGCCCGCCGATCCGCACCTTGCCTGGAAAGAGGGTGAATGCCATTAAAATCCAGTGGACCGCGTTTCTCGTCTTTCTGCTCCTCTTCGCCCTGGTGACGGTAGTCGGCTTCGCCTCCGCCCGCTGGCGGCGGGGCGATATGGACCTGTTGGATGAATGGGGTCTAGCCGGCCGGCGTCTGGGGACCTTCCTGACCTGGTTCCTGCTGGGCGGGGACCTCTACACCGCCTACACCTTCATCGCGGTGCCGGCGCTGGTGTACGGGGCGGGGGCACTCGGTTTCTTCGCCGTGCCGTACACCATCATCCTGTACCCCATCATGTTCGTGGTGATGCCGCGCTTGTGGTCGGTGGCCCGAACCCACGGGTTTGTCACCACCGCCGACTTCGTGCGCGGACGGTATCAGAGCAGCGGCCTGGCCCTGGCGGTGGCGGTGACCGGCATTCTGGCCACCATGCCCTACATTGCCCTGCAGCTGGACGGCATGCAGGCGGTGTTCGCCACCATGGGCCTGGTGGGCACCGGTCCCTTGAAGGACCTGCCCCTGATTGTGGCTTTCGCCATCCTGGCTGCCTACACCTATGTCTCCGGCTTGCGGGCTCCCGCCCTGACCGCGGTCATCAAGGACCTGCTGATTTATCTCACGATTATCGTGGCCATGATCGTGATCCCGGCCCGCCTGGGCGGGTTCGGGGCCGTGTTCCATGCTGCGGCGCTTGCTCTGCCCAAGACCAAGGGGGCGCTCGTCCTCCCGCCCAAGCTCTTCAGCCCCTTTGCCACCCTGGCCCTGGGCTCGGCCTTCGCGCTTCTGCTCTACCCGCATGTGGTGACCGGGACGTTGGGTGCCAACAGCCGGGCCACCATCCAGCGCAACGCTGCCTTCCTGCCGGCCTACTCGCTGCTGCTGGCCTTCCTGGCCCTGCTGGGCTTCATGGCCCTGGCCGCCCACATTCACACCAAGGTGACCAGTGACGTGGTGCCGCTCCTGTTCCTGCAGATGTTCCCGCACTGGTTCGCCGGCGTGGCCTTCGCCGCGGTCGCGATCGGGGCCCTGGTCCCGGCCGCCATCATGGCCATCGCCGCCGCCAACCTGTTCAGCCGCAATATCTACCGCGAGTACTTCAATCCCTCCGCTACCAGCCGCCAGGAGACAGCGGTGGCCAAATGGGTCTCCCTGCTGGTGAAGGTGGGCGCGGTGGTGTTTGTGGTGGCGGTGCCCGCCCAGTATGCCATTTACCTGCAGACCCTGGGCGGGATCTGGATCCTGCAGACCCTGCCGGCGGTCATCATCGGCCTGTACACCCGCTGGCTGCACCGCTACGCCCTGCTCACCGGCTGGGCGGCCGGCATGCTGACCGGCACCTGGATGGCCTACACCCAGAAGTTCGCCTCTTCAATCTACGCCCTGCATCTCGGACACCTGGTGGTGCCG is a genomic window containing:
- a CDS encoding conserved protein of unknown function (Evidence 4 : Unknown function but conserved in other organisms), which produces MNRDTPRAGRNRWALWLLLIPFLTTVWPSLYAKATPAVAGFPFFYWYLIVWVVLVAAITGLVYYLTR
- the mctP gene encoding Monocarboxylate transport permease protein, producing MNAIKIQWTAFLVFLLLFALVTVVGFASARWRRGDMDLLDEWGLAGRRLGTFLTWFLLGGDLYTAYTFIAVPALVYGAGALGFFAVPYTIILYPIMFVVMPRLWSVARTHGFVTTADFVRGRYQSSGLALAVAVTGILATMPYIALQLDGMQAVFATMGLVGTGPLKDLPLIVAFAILAAYTYVSGLRAPALTAVIKDLLIYLTIIVAMIVIPARLGGFGAVFHAAALALPKTKGALVLPPKLFSPFATLALGSAFALLLYPHVVTGTLGANSRATIQRNAAFLPAYSLLLAFLALLGFMALAAHIHTKVTSDVVPLLFLQMFPHWFAGVAFAAVAIGALVPAAIMAIAAANLFSRNIYREYFNPSATSRQETAVAKWVSLLVKVGAVVFVVAVPAQYAIYLQTLGGIWILQTLPAVIIGLYTRWLHRYALLTGWAAGMLTGTWMAYTQKFASSIYALHLGHLVVPGYAAVWALIVNLAVTVVLTVALKAARVPEGADLTRAPDYAVEASQASL